The sequence below is a genomic window from Sphingobacterium sp. ML3W.
ATCGTTTATTTGGATAGACAAGCGTTGGAAGATTTTTTTGATCAGACCGCTATTTCCAAATGATAATGATTTAAACACTAGATGCTGAAACTTTATGTCAAAATGATACAGGGTTCATTCTCTGTGTTTTCTATACAAAAAATAATGTTGCCATGAGATAATGCTGTTTGCTTTTTCTTTGGATGCTATTCCACTTAGTATTTGACCTTTTGAAAATCTTATCTATTATTTTTCATATTGTTTTAATCTGAGTGAATTATTATTTTATATTGGCCAGAATGGCATAACGTGGATATTTTTAATCTGCAAATAGCGGAATCGTATCATTAAGAAAGTCAGCCCTATGAACGTAAAAAAAAATGCTTAGCTTCAGGTCAGATTTCTATAGAAGTGTATTTTTTTGAACACAAAAAAAGTAATCTGTACTCTTGTATGCCTCAAAATATTTGGAATTCACATTTCTTAACTACTAAATTGTAAAGTGCAATGCATAAACTTAAAAGAAAAGGTATCAGATCTCAATTGAAAGAAAGAGATATATTTTCCAATAAAGGAGATTATGGTCATGCACTTATCATTGCGGGTCGAAAAGGCAGTATGGGAGCTGCTGTGATATCAGCCAAGGCAGCGATAAGGTCGGGTGTTGGATTGTTGACGGTAAGCGTACCCGCTGATGAAAGACTTATTATGCAAACTACTGTCCCCGAAGCAATGCTCGATATGAGAGAAGAAAAGCAGCATCAGATAGAAAAGTTCTCGGCAATAGGGATAGGCCCGGGTCTGGGTACCGATAGCGCTTCGGAAGAATTGTTGATTAAGGCCCTGACGCAATTTAACAAGCCTTTAGTGTTGGATGCAGATGGATTGAACATCATTTCTAATGCAAAAAAACTGTTGCTGCAGATACCAGCAGGGACCATCATCACACCTCACCCCAAAGAGTTCGATCGGCTGTTTGGCACCCATCAAAATAGAGAAGATCGGATCAATACCGCAATCAAAAAAGCAAAAGAATACCATATCATTATTGTATTAAAAGGGCATGAAACGGCGGTAATATCGGATGAGCAAATCGTGTACAATACCACCGGTAATGCTGGTCTTGCAAAAGGCGGGTCTGGAGATGCGTTGACCGGGTTGATCACCTCCTTTTTAGCTCAGGGATATGTACCTTTTAGCGCCGCGAGTATAGGTGTGTTTATTCATGGTTTGGCAGCTGACCTTACCTTAAAAACGCAAACTATGGAAACCATGATCATAACTGATGTTATTGAGAATTTTGCTAACGCTTTTAAAAGAGTCCGTCAATAAAATTTGTTTCTAAGTAAGCCTTATCTCTCTTATTATAAGGTTAATTGATGTTATAGTCTATTCTTGAATGTTTCATAGTTTGTTGAATTTTATTTGCATTAAAATTAATTTTATTATTACCTTTACTCAAGGTTATAAGCCAATCATTTTATGAAAAAAACACTGCTTTTGCTTACCTTATCTTCGGGGTTATTAACGCTGCAACAAGGGCTAGCGCAACAAATGAAAGATTATGTTGTCACGATGAAAGGAGATACCATCTATGGTGAAATGGGCTCTGTGAAAAATAAAAAGGTCTATATGCTGGTTAATGGTGAAAAGAAAACTTATTAACCTCCTCAAATTTATCGTATATATAACCACAATACGGATAAGCATTACGCGACCTCTTTTATAGAATTGGGGATGGAGAAGATAAAAGATTCGGATCCCAAAATGTATGTCATAAAAGAAAAGGTGAGATTGAAAAACAAACCACTTTTTACAGAAATATTGCATGATGGGGATATCATCGTATATAATTTTAAAAGGCAAGGTAATAGAGGTAGTTTTTCGACACCTACTAATTTTTATTATGCGCTGAAACGATCAACTGGTGAAATTGCAGAACTGAAGATGTCTGGTTTTTTCCTGTTGGGAAGAATGTCTAAGAAAAACCGTAATCTCAATTTAACTAAAATGATGGAAGATGAGCCTGAATTGATTGAAAGACTAGAGAATGAGGAAAAGGTGGATTATGATGTGTTTTCCAATTATATAAAGGAATACAATGTGCTAAAAAAAGCACAAAATGTAAATCCGCTGGAAATATTCTAGTCCAATAAAACCCCACATTAAACATATCTGTTTACCTATAGATGAGAGGAAGAAGGAAGCCTAAAGTTGTGACTAGGGCTTCTTAATTTACTGTTCTATATTCAGTAGGCGACATCCCTACTTTTTGCTTGAACAGTCTGGTGAAATGTTGGGGGTAGCTGAAGCCCAACTCATAGGCGATCTGGCTGATGGATTTATCATGGTCGAATATACGTTGCTTGGCTAGGTCGATTACCTTCGTTTGGATATATTCTTGCGCTGTAATACCCGTTTCGCTTTTAATCAGATCTCCAAAGTAATTTGCGGAAAGGTTTAGTTCCCAAGCGAAATAGGCAACGGTAGGTAAACCTTTGGTTGATGCCTTGTTCTCTGAAAAATAAGCCATTAATAAATCTTCAAATTTTTCCAGTACTCCTTTATTCGAGTGATCTCTGGTTACGAATTGTCTATCATAAAAACGGTTACAGTAGTTCAAGAACAGTTCAATATTAGATGAGATTAATGTTTTACTATGTTGGTCTATGCTGTGTTCCATTTCATATTGAATTTTGGAAAAGCAATCCAGTGCAATCTGTCGTTCTTTTTCGGATAAGTGCAATGCTTCGTTGACATCGTAAGAAAAGAAGTTATACGCTTGAATTTTATCTCCTAAAGAAGTCCCTTTTATTAAATCGGGATGGAACAGCAGGGCCCATCCATAAGGTTGAAATGTCGTAACATTGGGCTGAACACCTAGTACTTGTCCAGGTGCGATAAAAACGAGGGTACCTTCCTGAAAGTCATAGTTATGACGACCGTACTTCAATTCTCCACATTTTATTTCTTTTAAATATATAGCATATAGGCCAAAGTTGAACGTCTGTGCTGGCATCGGTACGGCTTGCGATAGGTCGATGACGGTAACTAAAGGGTGCAAAGTCTCTACACCACGCATTTTGTTGTAGGTGTCTACACTATCTAATTTTATTATATCTTCCATAACCATTTGCTTTATTAATTCAAAATTAACGATTTAGTATCATATCTGCATGGGATTGAGTAAGTAACCGTAAAAATGGTAGGTATAACCGTAATCTGTATACGGACAAATCAAATTAATCTGTTCAATTTTGTTATATCGTGCTAAAAGGAAGATGGCATTGAAGCATTTACTGAGTTTGAACATAGTTATTAATAAGCTTGTCTCTTTTGTAATATAAAACTCTCAAAAGAGTTTTAAATGTTTGTGAAACTGAAGTATAACCATTAAAAATAAAAAGAATGGAAAATAATAATCGTAGAGATTTCTTGAAAAAAGGAGCATTATTTGGTACCACATTATGGGCGAGCTCTGCATTAGGAGTTGTTGGATGTAGTAGCGCAGCTGATAAGGAACAGAACAATAGTGAAAATAATAAAGCTGTTCTAAAATCAAAAATTAGGACGTTAGGAGCAGGAGAACATCGTATAGAGGTGTCGGCTATGGGTTTAGGATGTATGGGGATGAGTTACCACAGGAGTTTTGTTCCTGATCGAAAGCTAATGATCGATTTATTACGCAAATCTCCAGAATTGGGACTGAATTTTTATGATACTGCAGAAGCTTATGGTCCATTTTTCAATGAAGAACTTGTGGGAGAGGCCGTGGCTCCGTTCCGTAAGGAAATCATTATTGCAACCAAATTTGGTTTTAAAAATGGTAAGCCTGCAGATGGTTTAGATAGTCATCCCGATCGTATACGAGCTGTAGTTGAGCACTCATTAAAAAGCCTGAGAACAGATTATATTGATCTGTTGTACCAACATCGGGTGGATCCTAATATCCCGATTGAAGATGTCGCAGGAACAGTTAAAGATCTGATTGCTGAAGGTAAGGTTAAGCATTTCGGAATGAGTGAAGCTAGTGTGGAAGTAATCAGAAAGGCGCACGTCGTTCAACCTTTGACTGCTTTACAGAGTGAGTACTCTCTATTTACACGCCAGCCCGAAAAGGATGTAATTCCATTATGCGAGGAATTGGGTATCGGTTTTGTGCCTTACAGTCCATTGAGCCGTGGGATGATAACCGGCTATCTGAATGAACGTTCTAAATATGATGCTCGTAATGATAATAGGCCATCTTTACCTAGATATCAACCTGAAAATGTGATCGCTAATTGGAAATTGATCGACACGTTGAAAGAATTTGGAGATTATAGGGGATTAACGGTGGCACAAGTTGCTTTAGCTTGGCTATTGGCTCAAAAACCTTTTATCGTTCCCATTCCAGGTACAACTAAATTGGCTCATTTACAAGAAAATCTTTGGGCTGCTGATTTTGAATTTTCGACAGAAGAGCTACAGGGGCTCACGTCAAAATTGAATCAGATAACGATTGTAGGCGATCGCTTGACTGGTATTTCTGCAGAGCAGGTGAGAAAATAACAATTGCAAGGTATCTTTCCAATAAAAAGAATATAAAATACACAAGCATCCGCAGAAGCTTGTGTATTTTTGCATAAAAAAAGTAATGAACGCAGTACTTCGATATTTGAATCCACATGGTAAAATAAATTATAGCGTAGAGCTATTAGCCGGATTGACCGTTGCTATGACCATGATTCCTGAATCATTGTCATTTGCAATATTGGCAGGTCTGTCTCCATTGACAGGTCTTTATGCCGCGTTTATGATGGGTTTGGTCACCGCTTTTTTAGGAGGACGGCCCGGCATGATATCTGGTGGTGCGGGTGCAACTGTCGTTACACTCATCGCGCTGATCAGTATGCACGGTGTCGAATATCTGTTTGCAACAGTGGTACTCGCCGGTGTTCTGCAGTTTTTGGTGGGTGCTTTTAAATTCGGAAAGTTTGTTCGATTGATTCCTCAGCCAGTGATGTATGGCTTCTTGAATGGTTTAGCTGTTATCATCTTTATGTCTCAGGTAGAGCAGTTTAAAGTAGTCGATGCTGATGGTGTCACGCATTGGCTTTCGGGTTCTACTGGATACATTATGCTTGCCTTGACGTTATTCTCTGCGCTTCTGGTTTATATATTTCCAAAGATATCGAAAGCTATCCCAGCTTCCCTGGTTGCCATCCTTGCTACTTTTCTGGTCGTATACTTCTTTAAAATAGATACCAAGACGGTTGGTGATATTGCTTCTGTTAAAGGTAATCTACCTGCGTTCCACATACCGATGATACCCTTCAATTGGGAGACGTTGACGATTATCTTTCCTTTTGCGTTGGTCATGGCTTCTGTTGGTATGATTGAATCCTTGTTGACGTTATCGATGGTCGATGAGCTTACTGCAACCAAAGGTAATGCTAATCGAGAAGCTATGGCACAGGGTACAGCAAATGTTGTTAATGGCTTCTTTGGTGGCATGGGCGGTTGTGCCATGGTTGCGCAAACTTTGGTCAACATCAACGCGGGCTCACGCTCGCGTCTATCGGGTATCATTGGGGCATTGACCATTTTAGCGATTATTTTGGTGGCAGCACCTTTTATCGAGCTGATACCTATGGCAGCCTTGGTAGGGGTGATGATGGTCGTGGCTATCGGCACTTTTCAATGGGTTTCTTTTCGGATCATCACGAAAATGCCTAAATCGGATATCCTTGTTGGTATGTTGGTTGCACTGATCACAATTGTGCTGCACAACCTGGCTTTAGCTGTGCTAGTTGGTGTCGTTATTTCTGCCCTGGTCTTTGCCTGGGATAATGCAAAACGTATCCGTGCACGAAAAACGACCGTTGAGGAGGGAAATAAAGTATACGAAATATATGGGCCGTTGTTCTTTGGTTCTGTGGCTGGTTTTTTGGAGAAATTTGAAGTTAGCGAGGATCCAGAGCTCGTGATTGTCGATTTTAAAGAAAGTAAGATAACGGATATGAGTGCTATCGATGCGGTCAATAAGTTAGCTGAAAAGTATAGAATGCAATCCAAGACGCTAAGATTGCGTCATTTGAGCCAAGATTGTAAGGCAATCTTGAAGAAAGCAAATAGTTCGGTAGCGATAGAGATTTCGGAAAATGATCCAACTTATAAAGTAATGCCCAAATAAATTTTAGCTACTGACAATAGGTTGTCAATATCACGGCTATTTTTGACATATCAATTTAAAATAGAGCGATATGAATACAGTAGCAATTATTTCGAAAGAAGAATTATTGAAACATTGGTTGGGACATCGAAACCTAACAAGAAAGACAATTGAAAAATTTACTGAAGAGGACCTTTTTACTTTTTCGATACCGGGAATGCGGACATTTGGTGAATTGGCCAATGAGTTGATATCAATCGCTGTACCTGGGTTGACAGGTATTGTCAATAGACAGGTAACCGGTTACTCCGAAGCGAATAAATACGAAACCAAAGCTGCTATATTGGAAGTATGGGATCAGCATACAGAAGAGCTCAAACAACTTTGGGCGCAACTCAAAGAGGAGGATTTTCATCAGACTTTTAACCTGTTTGGTGAATATGAGTTCCCGATTATAGAGAATGTTCTCTATTTTATCGATAATGAAGTACATCATCGTGCACAGGGATTTGTGTATCTGCGCGCTTTAGGTATCGTACCTCCATTTTTCTGGGACCGTTAAGATCTTTTTCTATAATAGCAGTTATCGATAGGAGAGAAGGCCTAATTTGTATGAGGCCTTCTTTCTTATTTTAAACGCAGAAGTTGTAATTGCAGGATTGATTTTACCTTTTCTTTTAAGGAATCGGGGCTGATTATATCTGCATGGTCGCCAAACATCATAAACCAGCGCGCAAAGCCCATGTCAGCGTTTTTGATATCAAAAATCATCTCCACTTGACCATCTTTTAGGCTTTCTTCTTTAAAACCAAAATATTTGCGTTCCCAATGCAGGTAATGCGCAAATAATGGGTCGACATGAATGACCACACGTGTAAATGTAGCTTCTAATTCTCGTTCTGCTAGGTATTGTTCTAGATCGGGATGTTTCTTGAATTGCAGCTGATCCAATATCTTGATATTGGAGATACGATCCGTTCGAAATTGTCTGTAATCGTTCCGTACTAGACAAAAGGCATAGATATACCAATGATTACTTTCATGAAAGACACCTATGGGTTCTATTTCCCTAATGGTAGCCTCTTGTTGATAAGCGGCCTGATAACTGATCTCCAATACATTTTTTTGTGCAATGCACTGGAAAAGCGTAGTTAGTGTATTAGGAAGTGCTTTGCTCAATTGATTGTGTGATATGGACCTCATAACCACATTTTTGTCTATGGTTTCCATCCAATCTTTATCCGAGCTTCGTATAATTGCCTTTAGCTTATAGATCGCCGAAGAAAAATGATCTTTCATTTCTTTGTCGATAAATTTAATCGCGAGTTTCTCAGCTGCAACAAAACTCGATATTTCTGGTTTTGTAAACATCATGGGGGGTATTTTGTACCCTTCTACCAGTTCGTAACCTAGACCAGCTTCGCCGATAATGGGTATCCCTGCCGCAGTTAGGCTTCTAATATCGCGGTAAATAGTCCTAAGGCTGACCTCAAAACGGTTCGCTAATTCTTGTGCTTTGACTGTCTTCTTCGACTGTAGTTGTATTAAAATAGCGAGTATGCGATCAAATCTGTTGAGTTCTTCCACTTTAAAAATCTTCTTCTGAATGCGATTGAATATGGGTTTAAGATATAGAATAAATTTTAAAGAGAACCATTGAAACGGATATATTTATAGATTTTGTTTTGATATCTTTCATTTAATTAATATAGTTATCCTTGCTCACCTTAATGAAAGGTTGAGTATTTCAGTTTATATTTCATAAGCATTCATTTCGTCTTAGATGGTTCAATATTTTATTTTTTCAAAGTTGATTGTTCAAGATCCGCGATGATTGCGGCAGCATAATCTTCACCATTTAGTGCAGAGGCTAGTAGTAAAGCGCCGGGGCTGAAGACGTTAATCTCCATGATTTTATCTGCAATAATATCGAGGCCTACGAAATACATACCATCTTTCGCTAGTTTCTCTGCAACTTTTTCGACCATAGCTAATAGTTCCGGGCTGATGATTGCTTTTTGTGCCTTGGCTCCCTGATGGATGTTGCTCCTTAGCTCGCCAGCAGGTTGCACCCGATGTACACTGGCGTATTTTCCATTGATGACGAGAGGTTTTCCGTTGAGTAGGAAAAAGCGGATATCACCATATTGCGCATCGGGTAGGTATTCCTGTGCGATCAAATAACCATCGCGGCAGATGACTTCGACAATTTGCTTGAGGTTTTTACTTTCTAGCTCATTTACAAGAAATACATTCTTTCCGCCCGAGCCTTTTAAGGGCTTTAATATGATCTTATTATTTTCCTTTTCAAAAAACTCTTTTACATCGTCATAACTACGGGTGACGATGGTTCTCGGACGTATCTCCTCAGGGAAATTTTCAAGATAGAGTTTGTTTTCGGCATCAATAAGGGCGCGCGGGTTGTTCAGCACTCTGACACCAAGATTTTGTGCTAGTTGTGCAAATTGCAGCCCCATAGCGGCAGCCCATGGTCTATTGATCATATCAAGAACCGGGTCATATCGGAGCCATAGGATATCCAATTCATGTAGAAAGACTCTTTCCTTAGTTGTGGATCGGAGCGTGTCAATCAGTTGTTCGGTGTCTGAAATATCATCGATATGGTGTACGGCTCGAGCATGGGCACCAACCTGATCTTGATCGAGATAAACAAAATCTGCCAGTCCGATATAATAAATAGAGTGGCCTCGCTGGAGCGCTTTTAGTGCTAATAATGTGGTGGTGAAACTTGCCTTTTCTTTGTGTGTCTGATTGATGATAAATGCGATTTTCATGTCGGATAGTGCTTTAAAAATTTGAAAGGTTGAAAATATTGTCTCCTGCTTTGATTTTATCTATATTCTGTAAATATGGTTCTGATAAGTAACGCGGTTTTAAGATTGGATTACTTAAAAGACCTCTTTGTGTCAATTCTTCTACAATCGGAATGTAGTCCTCTCTAATTTTGCCAATAAGAAGTGGAGATAAACTTCTTCCTTCTCGGATGTAGGTAATAATGCTCATAAGACCCTTGAGGTAAAGCGCGTCTTTGGTCAATCCGCCACCACGATAAACACGAGTACAGATCGAAAAGGCTGTCTCCTCCGTGAAGTGGTAATGGTCTACCAATAAAAAGAAAGTATCACTAAAATTATGACCAGCCAATAGATGATGTACGGCGACTACTCGGGCTGCAATGATGCGTAATCGATCGCCGCTCAGTTCATTGACCATATATTCCGAAAACACAGCTAACCCTTCTTGCAATTGCTCGTATCCTGGTACTCCCAAGCTGAACAATTTAAAGGGTTGTGACTTACCATTGAAATAGGTGACGATATGCGTACCGACTTCATGTTGGATCAGTGCTCTAGCTCTAGATTCTTCGACTTCGTAATATTTACTGATGTTAAGGACACCGCGATTGACCATAATGCCCGTGATGTCTTCTCGAATTCGGACTCCGGTCTCCAGCGTGGGCAGTTGTTGCCGGAGGTATGCGAGCTCTTCTTTTGCCAATTTTGCAAATGCTGTAGCATTGATCATTTTTTTTGGTGGCGCTTTTTTCTTCCCATTACGCTCATATACCAATAATATCGCTTTTGCAGTCTCGAGTAAATTATCACTCACATTACCAAAAACTTGTAGGCTGCCATGTAAAAAGCCCTCATTTCCACGGTCGATCAACATGGTCATCATGGCATCTAATTCTTTACGCTTGTCCCTAAAAAGATAGGCTATGGTCGGATCGTCGATATCTTCTATTCTCAGGTCATATAAATGCCTCTTGACCAACTCTGGGTCGATTGGCATTGGCCTATACCTGAATTTAGGTGATTTTAAGAACTTATCTTTTTTGAACTGTAACCAAGCTTCACGTGTATTTAGGGGACTTACTAATAATAGAAAATCAAATTTTTGACTTTCGACCGCTAGATTTTGATCTATTTCCATGACCAGAGGCTGTAGTTCTGTGGTCTTTAACATTCTGAACTGAGAGACCTTCAACGAAGTATAGAGTCGCACAAATTCCAAGAAATTCTTGCGCAGGCTTTTTGTAAAAACGTCGCGATAATTTCTCAGAATAAGAGGGTATGCATTTCCTGTAAGCGCATCGATATAATGTGGCTTTATCGCAATTCCCGTATAAATAAGCTGTTTGTATTCCTCGGCCAAAGGGTTGATGAATGGGACTGTCCCAGGAGGTGTAGGCGATTTGGCATCTTTTTGAATTGCAATCGATAACGCCAGATTCTGGTCATTGGTCTTAAAATCCTTGATAAACTTTTGGGCGATTGGTAAGGCCGATTTTTGAGATATGTGTAGTGTTACATCGTTGTCCATGTCTTTGTTCTGCCAGATTTCGATCAGTTGACAGGCACCGAATTCATCAATCAGTTGCCGGATAATGGGCGCTGCAACAGCGTTAAAGTCTAAGTCGGACTCTTTTCCCACCACTGAACAAGTTTCCGACTTTGCCAAAGTGGATAGCATCTGATCTTTCCCTTCGGGAGGTATGCGGTAGACTAAAAGTAAGGGAATAATGCGCTTTAGAACAAGTTTACTATCTTTTGAAAACTGTATGTGAACGGGTTCTTTTTGTGTGATGGATGTAACTGCTTTTGCGATTGCTTTACTTTGATCCATAATGATTTTGATAGCTTTGTTTAATGAAAGAGATGGAAGAATATAGTATTTTTTTGAGTGACTCAATATGCTCAAGATTAGGGACACCGGTCCATTCATTCATAAAATCCTTTCTAAATTCAATGGATAGAACACAGCCTTTTTGACCATATTTACTGCTGATCCACTTAGAAAGATATCCTCCAGAAAATTTAACGTTTTCTCGAGCGTCAATAGTTTGTCCATTGATTTTGTGCTCCTTCAGGTATTTCATGAAGTTGTCAATCAACGGTCTCCAGATACCGGTATTATTAATCGTCCCGATATTGATTTGTGGATTAGTCTTAGTATCTACCACCTCATCAGGACCCAAGCGCTTGGCATTGTAGCTGTGGATGTCATAAATGATAAAATAGCCAAACTGTTGGATGCTGTTTTCGATTATGAGTGACAGCAACTTCTGAATATAATGATAAGATTGATGCAGTTGTGCTACAATTGCTTTGGTAGGGGGCTGTTTCCATACCTGTAAACCCCAAGCCTGGTCCGGATGGATATAAACAGCATCTTGAATGGGTCTATTAAGGTCTATTTGAAATCTAGAAGTTTTGATCAGGAGCCTATTGGTATCAAGATCTGTTAATAGTCCTGTATAAGGGTCTTCTTCTCTTAAT
It includes:
- a CDS encoding DinB family protein — translated: MNTVAIISKEELLKHWLGHRNLTRKTIEKFTEEDLFTFSIPGMRTFGELANELISIAVPGLTGIVNRQVTGYSEANKYETKAAILEVWDQHTEELKQLWAQLKEEDFHQTFNLFGEYEFPIIENVLYFIDNEVHHRAQGFVYLRALGIVPPFFWDR
- a CDS encoding SulP family inorganic anion transporter; translated protein: MNAVLRYLNPHGKINYSVELLAGLTVAMTMIPESLSFAILAGLSPLTGLYAAFMMGLVTAFLGGRPGMISGGAGATVVTLIALISMHGVEYLFATVVLAGVLQFLVGAFKFGKFVRLIPQPVMYGFLNGLAVIIFMSQVEQFKVVDADGVTHWLSGSTGYIMLALTLFSALLVYIFPKISKAIPASLVAILATFLVVYFFKIDTKTVGDIASVKGNLPAFHIPMIPFNWETLTIIFPFALVMASVGMIESLLTLSMVDELTATKGNANREAMAQGTANVVNGFFGGMGGCAMVAQTLVNINAGSRSRLSGIIGALTILAIILVAAPFIELIPMAALVGVMMVVAIGTFQWVSFRIITKMPKSDILVGMLVALITIVLHNLALAVLVGVVISALVFAWDNAKRIRARKTTVEEGNKVYEIYGPLFFGSVAGFLEKFEVSEDPELVIVDFKESKITDMSAIDAVNKLAEKYRMQSKTLRLRHLSQDCKAILKKANSSVAIEISENDPTYKVMPK
- a CDS encoding aldo/keto reductase, with the translated sequence MENNNRRDFLKKGALFGTTLWASSALGVVGCSSAADKEQNNSENNKAVLKSKIRTLGAGEHRIEVSAMGLGCMGMSYHRSFVPDRKLMIDLLRKSPELGLNFYDTAEAYGPFFNEELVGEAVAPFRKEIIIATKFGFKNGKPADGLDSHPDRIRAVVEHSLKSLRTDYIDLLYQHRVDPNIPIEDVAGTVKDLIAEGKVKHFGMSEASVEVIRKAHVVQPLTALQSEYSLFTRQPEKDVIPLCEELGIGFVPYSPLSRGMITGYLNERSKYDARNDNRPSLPRYQPENVIANWKLIDTLKEFGDYRGLTVAQVALAWLLAQKPFIVPIPGTTKLAHLQENLWAADFEFSTEELQGLTSKLNQITIVGDRLTGISAEQVRK
- a CDS encoding helix-turn-helix transcriptional regulator, coding for MEELNRFDRILAILIQLQSKKTVKAQELANRFEVSLRTIYRDIRSLTAAGIPIIGEAGLGYELVEGYKIPPMMFTKPEISSFVAAEKLAIKFIDKEMKDHFSSAIYKLKAIIRSSDKDWMETIDKNVVMRSISHNQLSKALPNTLTTLFQCIAQKNVLEISYQAAYQQEATIREIEPIGVFHESNHWYIYAFCLVRNDYRQFRTDRISNIKILDQLQFKKHPDLEQYLAERELEATFTRVVIHVDPLFAHYLHWERKYFGFKEESLKDGQVEMIFDIKNADMGFARWFMMFGDHADIISPDSLKEKVKSILQLQLLRLK
- a CDS encoding N-formylglutamate amidohydrolase, with translation MEIQYVLEEKGGPVLALAIHDGHQIANQISPLMNLSESERLREEDPYTGLLTDLDTNRLLIKTSRFQIDLNRPIQDAVYIHPDQAWGLQVWKQPPTKAIVAQLHQSYHYIQKLLSLIIENSIQQFGYFIIYDIHSYNAKRLGPDEVVDTKTNPQINIGTINNTGIWRPLIDNFMKYLKEHKINGQTIDARENVKFSGGYLSKWISSKYGQKGCVLSIEFRKDFMNEWTGVPNLEHIESLKKILYSSISFIKQSYQNHYGSK
- a CDS encoding NAD(P)H-hydrate dehydratase, with amino-acid sequence MHKLKRKGIRSQLKERDIFSNKGDYGHALIIAGRKGSMGAAVISAKAAIRSGVGLLTVSVPADERLIMQTTVPEAMLDMREEKQHQIEKFSAIGIGPGLGTDSASEELLIKALTQFNKPLVLDADGLNIISNAKKLLLQIPAGTIITPHPKEFDRLFGTHQNREDRINTAIKKAKEYHIIIVLKGHETAVISDEQIVYNTTGNAGLAKGGSGDALTGLITSFLAQGYVPFSAASIGVFIHGLAADLTLKTQTMETMIITDVIENFANAFKRVRQ
- a CDS encoding ATP-grasp domain-containing protein; this translates as MKIAFIINQTHKEKASFTTTLLALKALQRGHSIYYIGLADFVYLDQDQVGAHARAVHHIDDISDTEQLIDTLRSTTKERVFLHELDILWLRYDPVLDMINRPWAAAMGLQFAQLAQNLGVRVLNNPRALIDAENKLYLENFPEEIRPRTIVTRSYDDVKEFFEKENNKIILKPLKGSGGKNVFLVNELESKNLKQIVEVICRDGYLIAQEYLPDAQYGDIRFFLLNGKPLVINGKYASVHRVQPAGELRSNIHQGAKAQKAIISPELLAMVEKVAEKLAKDGMYFVGLDIIADKIMEINVFSPGALLLASALNGEDYAAAIIADLEQSTLKK
- a CDS encoding helix-turn-helix domain-containing protein, which produces MEDIIKLDSVDTYNKMRGVETLHPLVTVIDLSQAVPMPAQTFNFGLYAIYLKEIKCGELKYGRHNYDFQEGTLVFIAPGQVLGVQPNVTTFQPYGWALLFHPDLIKGTSLGDKIQAYNFFSYDVNEALHLSEKERQIALDCFSKIQYEMEHSIDQHSKTLISSNIELFLNYCNRFYDRQFVTRDHSNKGVLEKFEDLLMAYFSENKASTKGLPTVAYFAWELNLSANYFGDLIKSETGITAQEYIQTKVIDLAKQRIFDHDKSISQIAYELGFSYPQHFTRLFKQKVGMSPTEYRTVN
- a CDS encoding flavohemoglobin expression-modulating QEGLA motif protein, producing the protein MDQSKAIAKAVTSITQKEPVHIQFSKDSKLVLKRIIPLLLVYRIPPEGKDQMLSTLAKSETCSVVGKESDLDFNAVAAPIIRQLIDEFGACQLIEIWQNKDMDNDVTLHISQKSALPIAQKFIKDFKTNDQNLALSIAIQKDAKSPTPPGTVPFINPLAEEYKQLIYTGIAIKPHYIDALTGNAYPLILRNYRDVFTKSLRKNFLEFVRLYTSLKVSQFRMLKTTELQPLVMEIDQNLAVESQKFDFLLLVSPLNTREAWLQFKKDKFLKSPKFRYRPMPIDPELVKRHLYDLRIEDIDDPTIAYLFRDKRKELDAMMTMLIDRGNEGFLHGSLQVFGNVSDNLLETAKAILLVYERNGKKKAPPKKMINATAFAKLAKEELAYLRQQLPTLETGVRIREDITGIMVNRGVLNISKYYEVEESRARALIQHEVGTHIVTYFNGKSQPFKLFSLGVPGYEQLQEGLAVFSEYMVNELSGDRLRIIAARVVAVHHLLAGHNFSDTFFLLVDHYHFTEETAFSICTRVYRGGGLTKDALYLKGLMSIITYIREGRSLSPLLIGKIREDYIPIVEELTQRGLLSNPILKPRYLSEPYLQNIDKIKAGDNIFNLSNF